A genomic stretch from Caulobacter sp. FWC2 includes:
- a CDS encoding cell division protein ZapA: protein MAQVTIHVNGRPYMVGCEDGQEPHLSELARLFDRQVRQVSSDVGQLGETRLFLMGALLLADELSDMKLRLAHANAEIARLNQDGTKAEIAAIRALDAAAEKIEKLAAE from the coding sequence ATGGCCCAGGTGACCATCCACGTAAACGGCCGGCCCTACATGGTCGGCTGCGAGGACGGCCAGGAGCCGCACCTGTCTGAACTGGCGCGACTGTTCGACCGCCAGGTCCGCCAGGTCAGCTCCGACGTCGGCCAGCTGGGCGAGACCCGGCTGTTCCTGATGGGCGCCCTGCTGCTGGCCGACGAGCTGTCGGACATGAAGCTGCGCCTGGCCCACGCCAACGCCGAGATCGCCCGCCTCAACCAGGACGGCACCAAGGCCGAGATCGCCGCCATCCGCGCGCTGGACGCGGCCGCCGAGAAGATCGAGAAACTGGCGGCGGAGTAG
- a CDS encoding S9 family peptidase produces the protein MRLLATFGLLGLAWSGPALAADSTAAAFGAREYIQQISLSPDGQKVAMIVPTAGRGVHLEVVDTAAAGPPKAILASNGSPERLTSCRWSTNTRLVCQIYVVVKDAQNRLGFTRLIAINSDGGDLKVLSAQTNDRSLRMSQNGGVVIDWATDDAPGGILMTRDYVPERGTGTHLAKEDDGLGVDRVDTTTLARRSVEKPNLNAIEYIGDGRGTVRVMGVRPTRSSGYASDKILYFYRQPERRDWLPLGQLTLGATGYSGFSPEAVDPKLNVVYGFDAKDGRLALYKTALDDSLKRDLVLARPDVDVTGLVRIGRQNRVVGVSYVTDKRETEFFDPDLRKLGLALGKALPGRLVTFVDASADESKLLLFAGSDSDPGLYYLYDKTTRNLQELIAARPQLETFKLATVKAVTYPAADGTQIPGYLTLPPGSDGKNLPTIVMPHGGPGARDEWGFDWLAQYFAQQGYAVLQPNYRGSAGYGADWFQKNGFQSWRTAIGDVNDGGRWLAQQGIAAPGKLAIVGWSYGGYAALQSAVLDPDLFKAIVAIAPVTDLETLRAESLNFTNYLQVSEFIGKGPHVTEGSPAQNAAKIKAPVLLFHGDLDANVGIGESRLMERKLRDAGGKVELVEFKGLDHQLNDDTARTEMLAKTDAFLKASLGR, from the coding sequence ATGAGATTGCTGGCGACGTTTGGGCTTCTGGGCTTGGCCTGGAGCGGCCCCGCCTTGGCGGCGGATTCCACTGCCGCCGCGTTCGGCGCGCGCGAATATATCCAGCAGATCAGCCTGTCGCCCGACGGCCAGAAGGTGGCGATGATCGTGCCGACCGCTGGGCGCGGCGTCCATCTGGAGGTCGTCGACACAGCCGCTGCCGGCCCGCCCAAGGCGATCCTCGCCTCCAACGGTAGCCCCGAACGACTGACGAGCTGCCGTTGGTCGACCAATACGCGCCTGGTCTGCCAGATCTATGTCGTCGTGAAGGACGCCCAGAACCGGCTGGGCTTCACCCGCCTGATCGCGATCAACAGCGACGGCGGCGACCTGAAGGTGCTCAGCGCACAGACAAACGACCGCTCGTTGCGGATGTCGCAGAACGGCGGCGTGGTGATCGACTGGGCGACCGACGACGCGCCAGGTGGGATCCTGATGACCCGCGACTACGTGCCGGAGCGCGGCACTGGCACCCACCTTGCCAAGGAAGATGACGGTCTGGGCGTCGATCGCGTCGACACAACAACCTTGGCTCGCCGGTCCGTCGAGAAGCCAAACCTCAACGCCATCGAATATATCGGCGATGGGCGCGGGACCGTCCGGGTGATGGGCGTTCGGCCGACGCGGTCGTCGGGCTACGCCAGCGACAAGATTCTCTATTTCTATCGCCAGCCTGAACGCCGCGACTGGCTGCCGTTGGGCCAGCTGACCCTCGGCGCCACGGGCTACAGCGGCTTCAGCCCCGAAGCCGTCGATCCCAAGCTCAATGTCGTCTACGGCTTTGACGCCAAGGACGGCCGCCTGGCCTTGTACAAGACGGCGCTGGACGACAGCCTCAAGCGCGACCTGGTGCTGGCGCGACCGGACGTCGACGTTACGGGCCTGGTGCGGATCGGTCGCCAGAACCGCGTGGTCGGCGTCTCCTACGTCACCGACAAGCGCGAGACCGAATTCTTCGATCCCGACTTGCGCAAGCTGGGTCTGGCCCTGGGCAAGGCCCTGCCGGGTCGCCTGGTCACCTTCGTCGACGCCTCGGCCGACGAATCGAAGCTGCTGCTGTTCGCCGGCAGCGACAGCGATCCGGGCCTTTACTACCTCTATGACAAGACTACCCGGAACCTGCAGGAGCTGATCGCCGCACGGCCCCAGCTTGAGACGTTCAAGCTAGCCACGGTGAAGGCGGTGACCTATCCGGCCGCCGACGGCACGCAGATCCCGGGCTACCTGACCCTGCCGCCGGGCAGCGACGGCAAGAACCTGCCGACGATCGTCATGCCGCACGGCGGTCCCGGCGCGCGCGACGAATGGGGCTTCGACTGGCTCGCTCAGTATTTCGCCCAGCAGGGCTACGCCGTGCTGCAACCCAACTATCGCGGCTCGGCCGGCTATGGCGCGGACTGGTTCCAGAAGAACGGCTTCCAGTCCTGGCGCACGGCGATCGGCGACGTGAACGACGGCGGCCGCTGGCTCGCCCAGCAGGGGATCGCCGCGCCGGGCAAGCTGGCCATCGTCGGCTGGTCGTACGGGGGATATGCGGCGCTGCAGTCGGCCGTGCTGGATCCGGACCTCTTCAAGGCCATCGTGGCGATCGCGCCGGTCACCGATCTGGAGACCCTGCGCGCCGAGTCGCTGAACTTCACCAACTACCTCCAGGTCAGTGAATTCATCGGCAAGGGCCCGCACGTGACCGAGGGCTCGCCCGCCCAGAACGCCGCGAAGATCAAGGCGCCGGTCCTGCTGTTCCATGGCGACCTCGACGCCAATGTCGGGATCGGCGAGTCGCGGCTGATGGAGCGCAAGCTCCGCGACGCCGGCGGCAAGGTCGAGCTGGTCGAGTTCAAGGGATTGGACCACCAGCTCAACGACGACACGGCGCGAACCGAGATGCTGGCCAAGACCGACGCCTTCCTCAAGGCGTCGCTGGGCCGCTGA
- a CDS encoding 5-formyltetrahydrofolate cyclo-ligase — protein MTIADPLAAKIALRVFLRNQRKQLALEHPEADWMIAEVARGPLATLFPNPEGKIAAVYHGLGSEVSPHILADQLAEAGWDLALPAVLDKDEGEMVFRLWDRQTPLVHDAIGLRGPPPQALGVKPDLVITPLLAFQRDGLRLGQGGGYYDRALEALRAQKEVFALGLAYSGQQVENLPHEPHDQRLDAILTEKEYIAVNDMSR, from the coding sequence ATGACCATCGCCGACCCCCTCGCGGCCAAGATCGCGCTGCGCGTCTTCCTGCGGAACCAGCGCAAGCAGCTGGCCCTCGAACATCCCGAAGCTGACTGGATGATCGCCGAAGTGGCGCGCGGGCCGCTGGCCACGCTGTTCCCGAACCCGGAGGGCAAGATCGCCGCCGTGTATCACGGCCTGGGCTCGGAGGTGTCGCCCCACATCCTGGCCGACCAGCTGGCGGAGGCGGGCTGGGACTTGGCGCTGCCCGCGGTGCTGGACAAGGACGAGGGCGAGATGGTGTTCCGACTTTGGGATCGGCAGACGCCCCTGGTCCATGACGCCATCGGCCTGCGCGGTCCCCCGCCACAGGCCTTGGGGGTTAAACCCGATCTGGTCATCACGCCGTTGCTGGCCTTCCAGCGAGACGGCCTGAGGCTGGGGCAGGGCGGCGGCTATTACGACCGGGCGCTGGAGGCGCTGCGCGCACAGAAAGAGGTCTTCGCCCTGGGCTTGGCCTATAGCGGCCAGCAGGTGGAGAATTTGCCGCACGAGCCGCACGATCAAAGGCTGGACGCTATTCTCACAGAAAAAGAGTATATCGCGGTCAATGACATGAGCCGCTGA
- a CDS encoding TIGR00282 family metallophosphoesterase — MDLSMRFAFFGDVVGKSGRDGLADHLPDLRRRLGLEFVIINAENAAAGFGITENTARELFEAGADCLTLGNHSWDQREALTYIVREPRLIRPANYPILSDAPGRGSHLFQTDSGKTVFVVNLLGRVHMDAMDDPFAAADRELDKAPLGQVADAVIVDMHCEATSEKMAMGHYCDGRASLVVGTHTHVPTADCQVLPGGTAYQTDAGACADYDSVIGNQKEEPLRRFTTKISGGRYTPASGPATVCGVFVETDDRTGLATRVEPIRVGGRLQQSIPEV, encoded by the coding sequence TTGGACCTATCGATGCGTTTCGCCTTCTTCGGCGATGTCGTCGGCAAGTCGGGCCGTGACGGCCTGGCCGACCATCTGCCCGACCTTCGCCGCCGGCTCGGCCTCGAGTTCGTGATCATCAACGCCGAGAATGCGGCCGCCGGGTTCGGCATCACCGAGAATACCGCGCGCGAGCTGTTCGAGGCCGGCGCCGACTGCCTGACCCTGGGCAATCATAGCTGGGACCAGCGCGAGGCCCTGACCTACATCGTGCGCGAGCCGCGCCTGATCCGCCCGGCCAACTACCCGATCCTGTCCGACGCGCCGGGCCGGGGCAGCCATCTGTTCCAGACCGACTCGGGCAAGACGGTGTTCGTGGTCAACCTGCTGGGCCGGGTGCACATGGACGCCATGGACGACCCGTTCGCCGCCGCCGATCGCGAGCTGGACAAGGCCCCGCTGGGCCAGGTGGCCGACGCGGTGATCGTCGACATGCACTGCGAGGCGACGTCCGAGAAGATGGCCATGGGCCACTATTGCGACGGCCGCGCCTCGCTGGTGGTCGGCACCCACACCCACGTTCCGACCGCCGACTGCCAGGTCCTGCCGGGCGGCACGGCCTACCAGACCGACGCCGGGGCCTGCGCCGACTATGACAGCGTCATCGGCAATCAAAAGGAAGAGCCGCTGCGCCGGTTCACCACCAAGATCAGCGGAGGGCGCTACACGCCGGCCTCGGGTCCGGCGACGGTGTGCGGCGTGTTCGTCGAGACCGACGACCGCACGGGCCTGGCGACGCGCGTCGAGCCTATCCGCGTCGGCGGCCGTTTGCAGCAGAGCATCCCCGAAGTCTGA
- a CDS encoding organic hydroperoxide resistance protein yields the protein MTDAIYTAHAHAVGGRNGTAKSDDGHLDVKLAFPKSMGGDGNGTNPEQLFAAGYSACFLGALGLVARNQGVKLGEHSLDAEVDLIKDDTSFHVGVRLKLTAPDLDRETAEKLLHAAHEVCPYSKATRGNVDVALEVA from the coding sequence ATGACCGACGCCATCTACACCGCCCACGCCCACGCCGTCGGCGGCCGCAACGGGACCGCCAAGTCCGATGACGGCCATCTGGACGTCAAGCTGGCCTTCCCCAAGTCGATGGGCGGCGACGGTAACGGGACCAATCCCGAGCAACTGTTCGCGGCCGGCTATTCGGCCTGTTTCCTGGGCGCGCTGGGCCTGGTGGCCCGCAACCAGGGCGTCAAGCTGGGCGAGCACAGCCTGGACGCCGAGGTCGACCTGATCAAGGACGACACCAGCTTCCACGTCGGCGTGCGCCTGAAGCTGACCGCCCCGGACCTGGACCGCGAGACCGCCGAGAAGCTTCTGCACGCCGCCCACGAGGTCTGCCCGTACTCCAAGGCAACGCGCGGTAACGTCGATGTGGCGCTGGAAGTCGCCTAG
- a CDS encoding glutathione S-transferase family protein translates to MSLTLHAHPLSSFCWKVLIGLYENDIAFENAMVNLGDPAGRAAFLTLSPMGKMPALRDELRDETVLETSVILDYLDLRYPGPVRFVPRDPDLAWKVRFWDRFFDHYVHHPMQRIVADRIRPADAGKDPYGVRESYAQLATACDHLEKQLADGRDWMCGDFGLADCAAMPALFYADKVQAPEAPFGDRWPLSLAYLERLKARPSVQRVLAEAEPFFQYFPAA, encoded by the coding sequence ATGAGCCTGACCCTGCACGCCCACCCGCTGTCGTCGTTCTGCTGGAAGGTGCTGATCGGCCTCTACGAGAACGACATCGCCTTCGAGAACGCCATGGTCAACCTGGGCGATCCGGCCGGGCGCGCGGCGTTCCTGACGCTATCGCCGATGGGCAAGATGCCGGCGCTGCGCGATGAGCTCCGCGACGAGACGGTGCTCGAGACCAGCGTCATCCTCGACTATCTGGACCTGCGCTATCCCGGACCCGTGCGCTTCGTGCCGCGGGATCCGGACCTGGCCTGGAAAGTGCGGTTCTGGGACCGGTTCTTCGACCACTACGTCCATCACCCGATGCAGCGCATCGTCGCCGACCGCATCCGACCGGCGGACGCCGGCAAGGACCCGTACGGCGTCCGGGAGTCCTACGCCCAATTGGCCACGGCCTGCGATCACCTGGAAAAGCAACTGGCCGACGGCCGCGACTGGATGTGCGGCGACTTCGGCCTGGCCGACTGCGCGGCCATGCCGGCGCTGTTCTACGCCGACAAGGTCCAGGCGCCAGAAGCGCCATTTGGGGACCGCTGGCCGCTGAGCCTGGCCTATCTGGAGCGCCTGAAGGCCCGGCCCTCGGTCCAGCGCGTGCTGGCCGAGGCCGAACCGTTCTTCCAGTACTTCCCGGCGGCCTAG
- a CDS encoding YebC/PmpR family DNA-binding transcriptional regulator has protein sequence MAGHSKFKNIMHRKGRADAARSKLFSKLSREITVAAKTGLPDPAMNPRLRLAVNNAKAESLPKDVIDRAIKKSQMGDAADYSEIRYEGVAAGGVGIIVEVLTDNKNRAAANVRSYFTKIGGNMGATGSVTFNFDHVGQITYPAKAASEDDMMEAAIEAGADDVTSDMDEDGEGHTIYTAFESLNEVAAALEAKFGAASNTKIAWRPKMQVPVTGDSVATLMKLLDLLDDDDDVQNVYSNEDISDEDLAKLG, from the coding sequence ATGGCCGGCCACTCGAAATTCAAGAACATCATGCACCGCAAGGGCCGCGCCGACGCCGCGCGCTCCAAGCTGTTCTCCAAGCTGTCGCGGGAAATCACCGTCGCGGCCAAGACCGGTCTGCCCGACCCGGCCATGAACCCGCGCCTGCGCCTGGCCGTGAACAACGCCAAGGCCGAAAGCCTGCCCAAGGACGTCATCGACCGCGCGATCAAGAAGTCGCAGATGGGCGACGCGGCCGACTACTCGGAAATCCGCTACGAAGGCGTCGCCGCCGGCGGCGTCGGCATCATCGTCGAGGTGCTGACCGACAACAAGAACCGCGCCGCCGCCAACGTCCGGTCCTACTTCACCAAGATCGGCGGCAACATGGGCGCCACCGGCTCGGTGACCTTCAACTTCGATCACGTCGGCCAGATCACCTATCCGGCCAAGGCCGCGTCGGAAGACGACATGATGGAAGCCGCCATCGAGGCCGGCGCCGACGACGTCACGTCGGACATGGACGAGGACGGCGAAGGCCACACCATCTACACCGCCTTCGAAAGCCTGAACGAGGTGGCCGCCGCCCTGGAAGCCAAGTTCGGCGCGGCGTCGAACACCAAGATCGCCTGGCGCCCGAAGATGCAGGTGCCGGTCACCGGCGACTCGGTCGCCACCCTGATGAAGCTGCTCGACCTGCTCGACGACGACGACGACGTCCAGAACGTCTATTCGAACGAAGACATCAGCGACGAAGACCTGGCCAAGCTGGGCTGA
- a CDS encoding phosphoribosylaminoimidazolesuccinocarboxamide synthase, translating into MTFSAPNALDVVDLPGLPNHYRGKVRDNYDLPDGRRVIVASDRLSAFDRNLCAVPYKGQVLTETARYWFDATADICPNHVVAYPDPNVLIGRRLEMLPVELVVRGYLAGTTSTSILTLYNKGERQMYGVTLPDGLRANQRLPEPILTPTSKAADGDHDAPLSPAQILEQGLLTADQWDKLSAYALALFARGQALAAERGLILADTKYEFGLDADGAIVLADEIHTPDSSRFWKAATYDARFEAGERPDSFDKDFVRAWVAQRCDPYNDPIPEIPADLIRQTSDVYIEAFETITGHTFQRPDADEPVLARVKRNLDAYLAG; encoded by the coding sequence GTGACCTTTTCCGCCCCGAACGCCCTGGACGTGGTCGACCTGCCCGGCCTGCCCAACCACTATCGCGGTAAGGTGCGGGACAACTACGACCTGCCGGACGGCCGCCGGGTGATCGTCGCCTCGGACCGCCTCAGCGCCTTCGACCGCAACCTGTGCGCCGTGCCCTACAAGGGCCAGGTGCTGACGGAGACGGCGCGCTACTGGTTCGACGCCACCGCCGACATCTGCCCCAACCACGTCGTGGCCTATCCGGACCCGAACGTGCTGATCGGCCGGCGTCTGGAGATGCTGCCGGTCGAACTGGTGGTGCGCGGCTATCTGGCCGGGACCACCTCGACCTCGATCCTGACGCTCTACAACAAGGGCGAGCGCCAGATGTACGGCGTGACCCTGCCTGACGGCCTGCGCGCCAACCAGCGCCTGCCCGAGCCGATCCTGACCCCCACCAGCAAGGCCGCCGACGGCGACCATGACGCGCCGCTCTCGCCCGCCCAGATCCTGGAGCAGGGCCTGCTGACGGCCGACCAGTGGGACAAGCTCAGCGCCTACGCCCTGGCCCTGTTCGCGCGCGGCCAGGCGCTGGCCGCCGAGCGGGGGCTGATCCTGGCCGACACCAAGTACGAGTTCGGCCTCGACGCCGACGGCGCGATCGTGCTGGCCGACGAGATCCACACCCCCGACAGCAGCCGCTTCTGGAAGGCGGCGACCTACGACGCGCGCTTCGAGGCGGGCGAGCGCCCCGACAGCTTCGACAAGGACTTCGTCCGCGCCTGGGTCGCCCAGCGCTGCGATCCCTATAACGACCCGATCCCGGAAATCCCCGCGGACCTGATCCGGCAGACCTCTGACGTCTATATCGAGGCGTTCGAGACGATCACGGGGCACACGTTCCAGCGGCCGGACGCGGACGAGCCGGTCTTGGCCCGCGTGAAGCGCAACCTGGACGCCTACCTGGCGGGGTAG
- a CDS encoding nucleoside hydrolase, translated as MVLRVHIDTDCGVDDALALALLARARHAVDVVSVSAVFGNTYVDQAAANARGVLRLAGCGAEVYIGAGSGLARRRVERMRPAHGVDGLNGAGFSQRWKLPELERGHSANFLAFAARRKVTGLFLGPLTNLAKGLLEDPAAFRDWRPTIMAGAFEVAGKATGGADFNSWSDPEALQRTLEGGVMPRLMPMDASHQVSVTADDLAKGAICCGSPLSQRLTKAAGPYIAFHQQVWGGEGCRPHDAVAAASLVAPELFTFTPARLRVIIDGERQGRVDRVDGAPNAEVCTGLDVDAVKRLILGGLFGGSAVEAA; from the coding sequence ATGGTCCTGCGGGTTCACATCGACACCGATTGCGGCGTGGACGACGCCCTGGCGCTGGCCCTGCTGGCCCGCGCGCGACACGCCGTGGACGTGGTCTCAGTCTCGGCCGTGTTCGGCAACACCTATGTCGATCAGGCCGCCGCCAACGCCCGGGGCGTGCTGCGGCTGGCCGGCTGCGGGGCCGAGGTCTATATCGGCGCCGGCTCGGGCCTGGCCCGCCGCCGGGTCGAGCGGATGCGGCCCGCCCACGGGGTCGACGGCCTGAACGGCGCGGGCTTCTCGCAACGCTGGAAACTGCCCGAACTGGAGCGCGGCCACTCCGCCAACTTCCTGGCCTTCGCCGCGCGTCGCAAGGTGACGGGCCTGTTCCTCGGGCCTCTGACCAACCTGGCCAAGGGCCTGCTGGAGGACCCCGCGGCCTTTCGCGACTGGCGTCCGACGATCATGGCCGGCGCCTTCGAGGTGGCCGGCAAGGCGACCGGCGGCGCGGACTTCAACAGCTGGAGCGATCCGGAGGCCCTGCAGCGGACCCTGGAGGGCGGGGTCATGCCGCGCCTGATGCCGATGGACGCCTCCCACCAGGTGTCCGTCACCGCCGACGACCTGGCCAAGGGCGCGATCTGCTGCGGCTCGCCCCTGTCGCAGCGCCTGACCAAGGCCGCCGGCCCCTATATCGCCTTCCACCAGCAGGTCTGGGGCGGCGAGGGGTGCCGGCCGCACGACGCGGTGGCGGCCGCCAGCCTGGTCGCGCCCGAGCTCTTCACCTTCACCCCCGCGCGCCTGCGGGTGATCATCGACGGCGAGCGCCAGGGCCGCGTCGACCGCGTCGACGGCGCGCCCAACGCCGAGGTCTGCACGGGCCTGGACGTCGACGCCGTCAAGCGCCTGATCCTGGGCGGGCTGTTCGGCGGCAGCGCGGTCGAGGCGGCTTGA
- a CDS encoding alkaline phosphatase gives MFKGLLVAAALSLAIGSPALAQPAPPQKAQPQRAKNIIVFLADAGGVASVNAASLLGYGEPLKLHVQHWPNLGLSETSPVDQFVSDSANGMSAIMTGVKTRNGVISQSPAAVRGKTDGEPTKTLLEYAEARGLRTGVVTSQPITDATPAATYAHSNDRGKWGEIFQQAFTPRYGDGVDVLFGTGRARIGQQLAAAGTGFDQIAKAHGRPIYARLEDAPATNMRPVVVAEGEIDTRAATLRALDLLKGSPKGYLLVVEWDAHTDDPREGLQHIVDFDKLIAEIESRVDLKDTLLVFTADHSFGLQVDGGRRGEPLLEGYDAWKASQKPGGKDEDLIRLKNVMVNRSHTGEEVVALATGPGAERVRGYFPNTHLFDVMMDAWGWKKDPAK, from the coding sequence ATGTTCAAAGGTCTTTTGGTCGCCGCCGCCCTGTCCCTGGCGATCGGGTCACCCGCCCTGGCGCAGCCCGCGCCTCCGCAGAAAGCCCAACCGCAAAGAGCAAAGAACATCATCGTCTTCCTTGCGGACGCGGGCGGCGTCGCGTCGGTGAACGCCGCCAGCCTGCTGGGCTACGGCGAACCGTTGAAGCTGCATGTCCAGCACTGGCCCAATCTGGGCCTCAGCGAGACCTCGCCCGTCGACCAGTTCGTGTCGGACTCGGCCAACGGCATGTCGGCGATCATGACCGGCGTGAAGACCCGCAACGGCGTGATCAGCCAGTCTCCCGCCGCGGTGCGCGGCAAGACCGACGGCGAGCCGACCAAGACCCTGCTGGAATATGCCGAGGCGCGCGGCCTGCGCACCGGCGTCGTCACGTCCCAGCCGATCACCGACGCCACGCCGGCGGCGACCTACGCCCACTCGAACGATCGCGGGAAATGGGGCGAGATCTTCCAGCAGGCCTTCACCCCGCGCTATGGCGACGGGGTCGACGTGCTGTTCGGGACCGGCCGCGCCAGGATCGGCCAGCAACTGGCCGCAGCCGGAACCGGCTTCGACCAGATCGCCAAGGCGCATGGGCGTCCCATCTACGCCCGGCTGGAGGACGCACCCGCGACGAACATGCGGCCCGTGGTCGTGGCCGAAGGCGAGATCGACACCCGCGCCGCGACGCTGCGGGCCCTGGACCTGCTGAAGGGCTCGCCCAAGGGCTACCTGCTGGTGGTCGAGTGGGACGCCCACACCGACGACCCGCGCGAGGGCCTCCAGCACATCGTCGATTTCGACAAGCTCATCGCCGAGATCGAGTCGCGCGTCGACCTCAAGGACACCCTGCTGGTGTTCACCGCCGACCACTCCTTCGGCCTGCAGGTCGACGGCGGCCGGCGCGGCGAGCCGCTGCTGGAAGGCTATGACGCCTGGAAGGCCAGCCAGAAGCCGGGTGGTAAGGACGAGGACCTCATCCGCCTCAAGAACGTCATGGTCAACCGCAGCCACACGGGCGAGGAGGTCGTCGCCCTGGCGACCGGCCCCGGGGCCGAGCGCGTGCGCGGCTACTTCCCCAACACGCACCTGTTCGACGTGATGATGGACGCCTGGGGCTGGAAGAAGGACCCGGCGAAATAG
- a CDS encoding DUF6311 domain-containing protein: MIPFRADFKADRGQILFALAATLIPVVLCGFMFGFDIASAHAEFWGRPKGDMAVMTASYEAFIRQPWHWPLTTVTGLGDKPISIVFTDSIPWLAIVLKATGLSHLFNPLGLFLLLSYPLQVWSMIGLLRALGVTDRWVLLLGGLASLMLPAWIARQFGHVALSGHWIILVGLTLSVRSIREGLTWKRAACFAGLFALIVGIHAYHLPPVAAAFGAALLAELLQRRAGGLIRVLGAVAMAIAALAVSTWILDYQDGRGLTGGATALGVYSMNLVGPFWPQASKLAGQLWTGSWYTGVVDANGAQSFEGYQYLGGGFLLLILAMAGFQLVAAVRRRGVSKAFWARWTPMILAMIALTVWAVGWSAYAFKTHVYDLPKPKGGLAEIVGGFRAHGRFFWAVGYLLLALAITWASRLPRRTALAVLAATLAVQAVDTSLLRHGVRQIFGWADPQAYPVALTASPKTANRHWTFAPTYYCTPNYGDLTVMRQLFHAIVRNGGSANTYPTARSSDPPCVVTRPETFVDAAPGDRRITIVMANGQAKGGFLDPIAKRTDCYRFGAGVACGRDLDGISGLTPVKAGELAGAP; encoded by the coding sequence ATGATTCCGTTCAGGGCCGACTTCAAAGCCGATCGGGGCCAGATCCTGTTCGCCCTGGCGGCGACGCTGATCCCCGTCGTTCTGTGCGGCTTCATGTTCGGCTTCGACATCGCTTCGGCCCACGCGGAATTCTGGGGCCGGCCCAAGGGCGACATGGCGGTGATGACCGCCTCGTACGAGGCGTTCATCCGCCAGCCCTGGCATTGGCCGCTGACCACGGTGACGGGGCTGGGCGACAAGCCGATCTCGATCGTCTTCACCGACAGCATCCCCTGGCTGGCGATCGTCCTGAAAGCCACCGGCCTGTCGCATCTGTTCAACCCGCTGGGCCTGTTCCTGCTGCTGTCCTATCCGCTGCAGGTCTGGAGCATGATCGGCCTGCTGCGGGCCCTGGGCGTCACCGACCGCTGGGTGCTGCTGCTGGGCGGCCTGGCGTCGCTGATGCTGCCGGCCTGGATCGCCCGCCAGTTCGGCCATGTGGCGCTGTCGGGGCACTGGATCATCCTGGTCGGCCTGACCCTGTCTGTGCGCTCGATCCGCGAGGGCCTGACCTGGAAGCGCGCGGCCTGTTTCGCGGGCCTGTTCGCCCTGATCGTCGGGATCCACGCCTATCACCTGCCGCCGGTCGCCGCCGCCTTCGGCGCGGCCCTGCTGGCCGAGCTGCTGCAGCGCCGGGCCGGGGGCTTGATCCGCGTGCTGGGCGCGGTCGCCATGGCCATCGCCGCCCTGGCGGTCTCGACCTGGATCCTCGACTACCAGGACGGCCGCGGCCTGACCGGCGGGGCGACGGCCCTGGGCGTCTATTCGATGAATCTGGTCGGCCCGTTCTGGCCGCAGGCCTCGAAGCTGGCCGGCCAGCTGTGGACCGGCTCCTGGTACACCGGCGTGGTCGACGCCAACGGCGCCCAGTCTTTCGAGGGTTACCAGTATCTCGGCGGCGGCTTTCTGCTGCTGATCCTGGCCATGGCCGGATTCCAGCTGGTCGCGGCCGTTCGCCGGCGCGGCGTCTCCAAGGCCTTCTGGGCGCGCTGGACGCCGATGATCCTGGCCATGATCGCCCTGACGGTCTGGGCGGTGGGCTGGTCGGCCTACGCCTTCAAGACCCACGTCTACGACCTGCCCAAGCCCAAGGGCGGACTGGCCGAGATCGTCGGCGGCTTCCGCGCCCACGGCCGGTTCTTCTGGGCGGTCGGCTACCTGCTGCTGGCCCTGGCCATCACCTGGGCCAGCCGCCTGCCGCGTCGGACGGCGCTGGCGGTGCTGGCCGCGACCCTGGCCGTGCAGGCCGTCGACACCAGCCTGCTGCGCCATGGCGTGCGCCAGATCTTCGGCTGGGCCGACCCGCAGGCCTATCCGGTCGCGCTGACCGCCAGCCCGAAGACCGCCAACCGCCACTGGACCTTCGCGCCGACCTACTACTGCACGCCGAACTACGGCGACCTGACGGTCATGCGGCAGCTGTTCCACGCCATCGTCCGCAACGGCGGCTCGGCCAACACCTATCCGACCGCGCGCAGCAGCGATCCGCCCTGCGTGGTCACCCGGCCGGAGACCTTCGTCGACGCCGCGCCCGGCGATCGCCGCATCACCATCGTCATGGCCAACGGCCAGGCGAAGGGCGGCTTCCTGGATCCGATCGCCAAGCGCACCGACTGCTATCGCTTCGGCGCCGGCGTGGCCTGCGGACGCGATCTTGACGGAATCAGCGGCCTGACGCCCGTGAAGGCGGGCGAACTGGCGGGCGCGCCCTGA